From a single Hypanus sabinus isolate sHypSab1 chromosome 7, sHypSab1.hap1, whole genome shotgun sequence genomic region:
- the LOC132396990 gene encoding transmembrane 4 L6 family member 1-like isoform X3 → MYGGEHSDGFHHRLEWRSQCSGLGEKTAEIFFPGLHIHATGSGGCCANRCGMFLSLIFAVLGAAGSIYCLVLSTLGLINGPTCLDTSGNWSRPFYYNSELSELSKDSYLFQPDSWSLCVEPKNVVVFNVALFALQIAFSALEFILCTIQAINGFFGCLCGTCNKRRARPV, encoded by the exons atgtatggtggggagcattctgacgggTTCCATCACCGTCTGGAGTGGAGGAGCCAATGCTCAGGGTTGGGGGAAAAaactgcagag ATTTTCTTTCCCGGGCTGCACATCCACGCGACTGGAAGTGGGGGATGCTGTGCCAACAGGTGTGGG ATGTTCCTCTCCTTAATCTTCGCGGTGCTGGGCGCAGCTGGCTCCATCTACTGTCTGGTCCTGTCTACTTTGGGACTGATCAATGGACCAACCTGCCTGGACACGTCAGGCAACTGGAGCAGACCCTTCTATTACAACTCCGAGCTGTCAGAGCTAAG CAAGGACAGTTACCTGTTTCAACCGGACAGTTGGAGTTTGTGTGTAGAACCGAAGAATGTGGTTGTTTTCAATGTGGCTCTCTTTGCTCTGCAAATTGCCTTCAGTGCTCTGGAGTTCATCCTATGTACCATCCAGGCCATCAATGGGTTCTTTGGCTGCCTCTGTGGAACGTGCAATAAACGCAGGGCG AGGCCCGTGTGA
- the LOC132396990 gene encoding transmembrane 4 L6 family member 1-like isoform X1 translates to MCTGKCSRCIGVTLIPLAGACLAANLLLFFPDFKLKYVQENDMLTPEILYLGGIVGGGILIFFPGLHIHATGSGGCCANRCGMFLSLIFAVLGAAGSIYCLVLSTLGLINGPTCLDTSGNWSRPFYYNSELSELSKDSYLFQPDSWSLCVEPKNVVVFNVALFALQIAFSALEFILCTIQAINGFFGCLCGTCNKRRARPV, encoded by the exons ATGTGTACAGGAAAGTGCTCCCGCTGCATCGGAGTGACCTTGATCCCCCTCGCCGGTGCCTGTCTCGCAGCCAACTTGCTCCTTTTCTTCCCAGACTTCAAGCTCAAGTATGTGCAGGAGAACGACATGCTGACGCCGGAGATCCTGTACCTCGGAGGGATTGTTGGTGGTGGAATATTG ATTTTCTTTCCCGGGCTGCACATCCACGCGACTGGAAGTGGGGGATGCTGTGCCAACAGGTGTGGG ATGTTCCTCTCCTTAATCTTCGCGGTGCTGGGCGCAGCTGGCTCCATCTACTGTCTGGTCCTGTCTACTTTGGGACTGATCAATGGACCAACCTGCCTGGACACGTCAGGCAACTGGAGCAGACCCTTCTATTACAACTCCGAGCTGTCAGAGCTAAG CAAGGACAGTTACCTGTTTCAACCGGACAGTTGGAGTTTGTGTGTAGAACCGAAGAATGTGGTTGTTTTCAATGTGGCTCTCTTTGCTCTGCAAATTGCCTTCAGTGCTCTGGAGTTCATCCTATGTACCATCCAGGCCATCAATGGGTTCTTTGGCTGCCTCTGTGGAACGTGCAATAAACGCAGGGCG AGGCCCGTGTGA
- the LOC132396990 gene encoding transmembrane 4 L6 family member 1-like isoform X2, which yields MIRGQRGPAVPCSWVSTSQRLRRGVQHVDAITKKIFFPGLHIHATGSGGCCANRCGMFLSLIFAVLGAAGSIYCLVLSTLGLINGPTCLDTSGNWSRPFYYNSELSELSKDSYLFQPDSWSLCVEPKNVVVFNVALFALQIAFSALEFILCTIQAINGFFGCLCGTCNKRRARPV from the exons ATGATTAGAGGTCAGCGAGGGCCAGCAGTtccatgttcctgggtgtcaacatctcagaggctCAGGAGAGGGGTCCAACATgtggatgcaattacaaagaag ATTTTCTTTCCCGGGCTGCACATCCACGCGACTGGAAGTGGGGGATGCTGTGCCAACAGGTGTGGG ATGTTCCTCTCCTTAATCTTCGCGGTGCTGGGCGCAGCTGGCTCCATCTACTGTCTGGTCCTGTCTACTTTGGGACTGATCAATGGACCAACCTGCCTGGACACGTCAGGCAACTGGAGCAGACCCTTCTATTACAACTCCGAGCTGTCAGAGCTAAG CAAGGACAGTTACCTGTTTCAACCGGACAGTTGGAGTTTGTGTGTAGAACCGAAGAATGTGGTTGTTTTCAATGTGGCTCTCTTTGCTCTGCAAATTGCCTTCAGTGCTCTGGAGTTCATCCTATGTACCATCCAGGCCATCAATGGGTTCTTTGGCTGCCTCTGTGGAACGTGCAATAAACGCAGGGCG AGGCCCGTGTGA